The Pseudomonas hefeiensis genomic sequence GCTCATCGCACAGCAGGATTTACGGCAGGACTTGCTTGAACGGCTTGACCACGACATTGGCGTAGACACCGGCAGCCACGAACGGGTCGGCCTCGGCCCAGGCTTGCGCCGCGACCAGGGAATCGAACTCGGCGACGATCAGGCTGCCGGAGAAACCCGCCGCGCCGGGGTCATTGCTGTCCACCGCCGGGTGCGGGCCCGCCAGCACGACGCGGCCTTCGGCCTTGAGCTGTTGCAGGCGCGCCAGGTGTTCAGGGCGGGCGGCCAGGCGTTTTTCCAGGGAATTGGCGACGTCGGTGGCAATGATTGCGTAGAGCATGTCAGTCCTCGGTTTTTGGCGTGGTGGTGTCGGCATCGTGCAGGTGACGGGACAGGTAGATGCCCTGGCCAATCAGGAACAGCAGCGTCATGCCCAGGCTGCCGAAGACCTTGAAGTCGACCCAGTAGCTCTGGAACGTGAACGCGACGAACAGGTTGGCGGCGCCGCAGAACAGGAAAAACGCGATCCAGGCGATGTTGAGCCGGGTCCAGATGACGTCCGGCAGGTTCAAGGCGTGGCCCATGATGCGCTTGATCAGCAGGCGATCGCCGACGAAGTGACTGCCGATGAAGGCCAGGGCGAACAGCCAGTTGACCACCGGGGCTTTCCACTTAAGGAAGGTTTCGCTGTGGAAGGCCAGGGTCAGGCTGCCGAAGACAAGGCAGGCGATCAGGGTCAGCCACTGGCTTTTCTCCAGTTTGCGTTGGGACACGAACAGTGCGCCATAGACCACCAGCGAGCTGATGATCAGCATCGCGGTGGCGCTGTAGATACCGCCTACAGTCAAGGAGTGGCCGGCAATGTCGACGGTCCGTGGGTCAAGCTTGTAGACGATGAAAAACAGCAGAAGCGGGATGAAGTCGATGAATTGTTTCACAGTGGCAGCCAGAAGCAGGATGTGGCGGCATAATAACAAACATCCTTGGCCGCGATAGGGCCAGCTGATTTGAGGTAACAAACTCTCGTGAATGTTGATTTGCACTGCCATAGCACGGCCTCCGATGGCGCCCTGGCGCCTGCGGTTCTGGTGGCGCGGGCGTTCGAGCACGGCGTGCGAGTCCTGGCCCTGACCGATCACGACACCCTCGAAGGCCTCGACGAAGCCCGTAGCGCGGCGACGGCGCTGGGCATGCAACTGGTCAACGGGGTCGAGTTGTCCTGCACCTGGGGCGGCGCGACCATTCACGTACTGGGTTACGGTTTTGATGTGAATGCACCGTCCCTGGTCCAGGCCATTGCGCAACTGCACGATGGCCGCTGGCTGCGTTCCGAGGAGATCAGCCGCAAGCTTGCCCTCAAGGGCATGCCCGGTGCGCTTGAGGGCGCCCGGCAAATCCAGCAGGAACTGGGCGACAGCGGCAACGCCCCGGCCCGCCCGCACTTCGCGGACTGGATGGTGCGCGAAGGTTTCGTCAAGGACCGCGCCGAGGCGTTTCGCAAATGGCTGGGGGCCGGCAAGCTCGGGGACGTCAAGCAACACTGGCCGACCCTGGAAGAGACCGTCCAAACCCTGCGAACCGCCGGGGCCTGGGTCAGCCTGGCGCATCCGTGGCACTATGATTTCACTCGCAGCAAGCGTCGTCGTCTGGTGGCCGACTATATTCAAGCAGGGGGCCACGCCATCGAGGTGGTCAATGGCCATCAGCCGGCCGAGCAGGTCGGCAGCCTGGCGATTCTGGCCCGTGAGTTCGGCCTGCTGGTGACCGCCGGCAGTGATTTCCATGGCCCTGGAGGCTGGTCCGAGATAGGCGAATACCGCCCGTTGCCGGAAGATCTGCCACCACTATGGTGTAGATTCAAACATGATCCCGTTACCGCCACCGTCTGAACAGGTAGAACACGTGAGTCAATTTTTCCAGATTCATCCGGAAAACCCGCAAGCGCGCCTGATCAAACAGGCGGTGGAAATCATTCGGGGCGGTGGTGTGGTGGTCTATCCCACCGATTCTTCCTACGCCATCGGTTGTCAGATCGGCGACAAGAACGCCGTAGAGCGGGTAAGACGCCTGCGTCAGCTGGATGACAAGCACAACTTTGCGCTGATCTGCAGCGACCTGTCGCAGTTGGGCCTGTTCGCCAAGATCGACACCGGCACCTTCCGCCTGCTCAAAGCCCACCTTCCAGGGCCTTACACCTTTATTCTCAACGCCACCCGGGAAGTCCCGCGGCTGTTGTTGCACCCGAAAAAACGCACCATCGGCCTGCGGGTGCCCAGCCACCCCATTGCCCTGGCGCTGCTGGCGGAGCTGGGTGAACCGCTGATGAGCGTGACATTGATCATGCCCGGCGAGACCGAACCGATGAATGACCCTTACGAGATGCGCCAGTTGCTCGAGCATCAGGTCGACCTGATCATCGATGGCGGGTTCGGCGGTATGAAGGCCTCCACGGTGATCAACCTGGCCGATGGCGAGCCGCAAGTGGTGCGTATCGGTTGTGGCGATCCAGCCCCGTTTCTGGTCGAGGCCTGAGTGTCCGCAGTGGAAACCGCCGTAGAGAGTGCCGACAGCCAGGCCGGCGCGCAGCAAGAGCTGCCGTTCGCCATGGTTTATGGCCAGGCGGTCATGGAAATGCCCCTGGACCTGTACATTCCGCCGGATGCGCTGGAGGTGTTTCTTGAAGCCTTCGAAGGCCCGCTGGACCTGCTGCTGTACCTGATCCGCAAACAGAACATCAACATCCTCGACATCCCCGTGGCGGAAATCACCCGCCAGTACATGGGCTACGTCGAACTGATGCAGTCGGTGCGCCTGGAACTGGCGGCCGAATATCTGGTGATGGCGGCCATGCTCGCCGAGATCAAGTCGCGAATGCTGCTGCCGCGCTCGGCAGAGATCGAGGAGGAGGAAGACGATCCGCGCGCCGAACTGATCCGCCGCCTGCAGGAATACGAACGCTTCAAAGTGGCGGCCGAAGGCATCGACGGCTTGAGCCGGGTCGGGCGCGATGTGGTGGTGCCCAAGCTCGATGCCCCCGAGGCGCGAGCGCGCAAATTGCTCCCGGACGTCAGCCTCGAAGAGTTGCTGATGTCCATGGCCGAGGTGCTGCGCAGGGGCGACATGTTTGAAAGTCACCAGGTCAGCCGCGAAGCACTGTCCACCCGCGAGCGCATGAGCGATGTGCTGGAGCGGCTCAAGGGCGGCGGCTTTGTGCCCTTCGTCGAGCTGTTCACCGCCGAGGAAGGGCGACTGGGGGTGGTGGTGACGTTTATGGCGGTCCTGGAATTGGTCAAGGAATCCTTGGTCGAGCTGGTGCAGAATGAGCCGTTCGCAGCGATCCACGTGCGGGCACGAGCCGAATAACGAGCAAATCAATGAATCTGACTGAACCCCGCGAGCTGGCACCGTTGCTTGAAGCTTTCCTGTTGGCCTCGGGAAAACCGCAATCGATGGAGCGCTTGTTCGAACTCTTCGAAGAAGGCGAACGGCCCGAACCGGCCGTGTTCAAGAAAGCCCTGGCGCTCTTGGGTAAGTCCTGCGAGGGGCGGGCGTTCGAACTCAAGGAAGTGGCTTCCGGCTACCGCCTGCAGATCCGCGAGAAGTTTTCGCCCTGGGTCGGGCGTCTGTGGGAAGAACGTCCTCAGCGCTATTCCCGCGCCATGCTCGAAACCATGGCATTGATCGCTTACCGCCAACCGATCACCCGGGGTGAAATTGAAGATGTGCGGGGCGTGGCGGTCAACAGCCACATCGTCAAGACGCTGCTTGAGCGCGAGTGGATCCGGGTCGTTGGCTATCGCGACGTGCCGGGTAAACCGGCGATGTTTGCCACCACCAAGGCTTTTCTCGATCACTTCAACCTCAAGAACCTCGACGACCTGCCGCCGCTGGCCGAACTGCGGGAGCTGGAACCCGAGCCGATGCTGGAGTTCGACGACGCGCCGGTGCCCCAAAGCTTGCAGGCGCTGGCCGACGCCAGCGCCGAGCCGGAGGAACCCAAGGAAGAAACCAGTTTCCATTCGTTGTTGCTGGAACTGGACACCATGGAGGAGGGGCTCAAGACCGATTTCGACGATCTGCATCGCGAGGCAGCGGATCCTGACGGCGAGACGGATGAACCCGCGCAACCTGGCAGCGAAGTTGAACTTCAGGCCGAGCCTGAATTGAGCGACGAAGAAGCCGAGGCCCGCGCCCTGGCCGAAGCGATTGAAAACGAACGACGCCAGTTTGAGGATTGATCCGACGGGCGTCGCAGATATTACGGACACACCTCAACCCTCTGTGGGAGCGGGCTTGCTCGCGAAGGCGGTGGTTCAGTCAACATTGATTAACCTGACACTCCCTCTTCGCGAGCAAGCCCGCTCCCACATTGGTAATGCGGCGCAGCAGGACATGATCATGAGCTCCACCAAAGACCCCTGCATCAGCCTCTGCAAGTTCGACGACGACATCTGCATCGGCTGTGGCCAGCGTGAGATCAAGGCCTGGAAGAAACTCGACAAGGATGACAAGCGCACGGTGTTGGCCGAAGCGGCCCTGCGCCTGATCAAACTGGGCGCCACCGGTCGGCGGAAAAAGCGCTGAAGGTTCGTCGATCAGCTAGTCTCTGATGCGCAAATGCCTTAACGAGCGTATGATTCGCGACCCTTTGGCGATCCCTTCGTCATAGACCCGTTTTCAAAGTGTCAGGCCACGCCTGACCCGACCACACCGGGAGGTGCCCAGAATGAAAGACCAAGACCAGAACGACAGCCAGGAAATCGGCCCAGCAGGCGAGAAGCTGCAAAAAGTTCTCGCCCGTATCGGCGTTGGCTCGCGCCGCGACGTGGAAACCTGGATCACCCAGGGCCGGATCAAGGTCAACGGCAAAGATGCCACCTTGGGCCTGCGTGTCGACATGCACGACGCCATCACCATTGATGGCAAGGTGATCAAGCGCGAAGAGGCCGCCGAAACGGTGCGCCGCGTGATCATGTACAACAAACCCGACGGCGAAATCTGCACCCGTGACGACCCGGAAGGCCGTCCGACCGTGTTCGACAAGATGCCGCGTCCCAAAGAAGGTCGCTGGATCAACATCGGTCGCCTGGACATCAACACCACCGGTTTGCTGATGTTCACCACCGACGGTGAACTGGCCAACCGCCTGATGCACCCGTCCTACGAGATGGACCGCGAATACGCCGTGCGTGTACGTGGCGAAGTCGATGACGAAATGATCGAGCGCTTGAAGGCCGGCGTTGTGCTGGAAGACGGCCCGGCGCGTTTCACCGACATCAAGCAGGCACCGGGCGGCGAAGGCTTCAACCACTGGTATCACTGCGTGGTGATGGAAGGTCGTAACCGTGAAGTGCGACGCCTGTGGGAATCCCAGGGGCTGGTGGTCAGCCGCCTCAAGCGCGTGCGTTTCGGTCCGGTGTTCCTCAACTCCGACCTGCCGATGGGCCGCTGGCGCGAAATGAGCCAGTACGAAGTCGACATCCTGGCGGCCGAAGTCGGTCTCAAGCCGGTGGCGATGCCGCAGATGACCGCCAAGAGCAAGGACAAGCTGGAGCGCATGCAGCGTAAATCCTCGCGTCCGATGGGCAAGACCGAGCGCGTGCGCACGCTGCGTCCTGCCGCAGATGGTCCGGCCGCAGGTCCGCGTCCGTCCCGCGAGCCGCAGATTGAAGGTGAACGCCCGGCCCGCAAGCCTGCGCCACGTCAGGACGGCGAACGCGGCCCGCGCACGCCACGTCCGGCCAACGGTCGTACCGAGCGCGGTGAAGGTCGCGGGGCTCCGGCCGGTCGTGGTACGCCGGTGGCGGATCGCCCGGCCGACACCAAGCGTCCGGCCAAGCCCGCACCGAAAAAACGCCCGGGCATCGTCCTGGTCGACCGCGACACGCCATCGGGCAAACGTCGCGGTGCTCCGGCGGGTTCGGGGCAGCGTCCGGGGTTTGGGCGTCGTAAGCCGGAGTGAGGCAGTTGTGAGTTTCTAGCTGCAAGCTGCAAGAAAAAACGCCAACCGTTGGGTTGGCGTTTTTTTGTCTGGTTTTAGTGATGCAGGGCCGGTGAGTCCGCCTTCGCGAGCAAGCCCGCTCCCACATTGGGGCGCTGACGATCACAAATTCCGTGTCCACTGAAGATCAAATGTGGGAGCGGGCTTGCTCGCGAAGGGGCCAGCAGCCGCACGCCCCTCCTAAAGGTTGTCCTACAGCACAAACCGCCCATCAAACATCGGCTCATTATCCAGCGCCAACATCCCCTTCTCGAAAATCAGATCCAGGTGATGACTGCCCTTGGCCCCGCCACCCAGCCCCAGGTGCAGGCCGCAATGGCGCTCCTCGAAACCGGCATTGCGGGCATAGAGGCTCTTGACCCCTTCGTTGGTGCCGATGCCCAGTTCCTCGATGCGCCGGTTGGACGGGTTGGCGTCCAGGTACTTGTTGAAGTCGTGTTCCAGGCCCGGCACATCGCTGGCGACTTTCTGAATGGTGGAGTCTTCGATCCACAACTCCAGCGGCGATTGCAGCACGCCGTACTTACGCGCGAACGGGATGGTGCTCAGAAAAGTACCGACGAATTTCACCTGACCGTTAATGGTGTCGCTGTGGGTGGCGATTTCGCCGGGGGCCAGATCATAGTTGCCCAGACCGTTGATGTCGGTCCACTTCCTGACACTGTTGAGGGCCGTATCGAAATACGAGCCGTGGTCATCCTGGAAGCTCAAGGTCGTCGCCTGGGACATGCGCCGGATCAGGTGGCTATTGAGCCCGGCGATGCGCTGGGGAATCACGCTGAAGGTGTCGTAGAAATACTCGCCGTAATCCTTGAACAGCAGCGATTTCTTCCAGTTGTCCGCCATTACGCCTTGCAGTGCTCGGACAAAGTCCGGGCCGTCGGGGCGTGGGTTGGGCAGGGTGGAAGAGTCGTAGAAGAAGATGTACAGATCGCTGTCGGCAATGGCCTTGGACAGTTGCTCCGTGGATTCAAGGTCCAGGCGCATGGCGCTGAACCGGAAGGGTGAGCCGCTGCCAGCCTGTTCGGCGATGGCGCCGGTCAGCGCTTCGTAGTCGGCCGTATGGCCGAGCAATACCTTGGCAGTCTGAATGCCAGCCAGGGCAGGATGGTGTTCGAGGTAGTAAAGGAAATGTGAGATGGCTCGTTGTGTGTCCATGCTTATTCTTCCCTGACAGTGGTGTTGGCTTCCCTGAGAATCTGCAAAGTGGCGGAGCCGACCGGCCGGATCACCTCCGCCGGGTAGTGTTTACAGGGGCCACATCGCCGTGCCGAACGGAACGACGGCGTCGGCTTGCATCATTTCAACGGCGGCTTCATGGGTCGGTGCTTCAAACCATTCGTCCAGTTGCAGTTCGGTTTCCAAGTCTTTGTCCAGTGCTTGCATAGTGAATCTCCTAGATGACTTTTACGGAAAGTTGCGGGGTCGACTCCGCGATTGAAAACTGACCGGAATCGGCTCCGCACAACTTGCCAGCACGACGCGTTGGCAAGTCGCTGAAAACCTAGTCGAGGGTTTTTTGGAATGCAAAAAAATAAATTATTTTTTTCGTTTGAACTTTTTATTCTATTTTTATCTGGGAAATTACTCATTCAAAAACAGCCGCCTGGGTGTTTTTTTAAATAGGTAGCTACCTACCGTCAATTTGTGGTCAGGCTACGGAAATTTCCTACCTGGAAAGCTTGCGTTACGCATCGTAAAGGAATGTTGACGATTGTTGCCTTGTGAGCGGCCCTCTATCGGCGTTTAGGATGGCTGTAAGAAAAAGCTTCCGAGGGCACCGGTTTGACGAGTTTTTTGATACTTCGCAGCGCTTGTTTCAGGCCAACGGGAAGGGTCAGATGCGCGCCATACCTGAAGTGTGGGGTGAGACGCTGATCCGGTGGTGTCTGGCAGCAGGAGGGCGGCAGTGTACAATGCGCCGCGTTTTACTGTGACCCTTCGCGTACCCACGCATTTTCAAGGTTATCCGCCTTGTTCACTCCGCCATGCCATAAGCGTGTCGGGTTCGATTTCGTCACAGATAAAAACAAACAGGTGACGCATGACCGTTGTAGAAAATACGCATTCA encodes the following:
- a CDS encoding YciI family protein, translating into MLYAIIATDVANSLEKRLAARPEHLARLQQLKAEGRVVLAGPHPAVDSNDPGAAGFSGSLIVAEFDSLVAAQAWAEADPFVAAGVYANVVVKPFKQVLP
- the rluB gene encoding 23S rRNA pseudouridine(2605) synthase RluB, with amino-acid sequence MKDQDQNDSQEIGPAGEKLQKVLARIGVGSRRDVETWITQGRIKVNGKDATLGLRVDMHDAITIDGKVIKREEAAETVRRVIMYNKPDGEICTRDDPEGRPTVFDKMPRPKEGRWINIGRLDINTTGLLMFTTDGELANRLMHPSYEMDREYAVRVRGEVDDEMIERLKAGVVLEDGPARFTDIKQAPGGEGFNHWYHCVVMEGRNREVRRLWESQGLVVSRLKRVRFGPVFLNSDLPMGRWREMSQYEVDILAAEVGLKPVAMPQMTAKSKDKLERMQRKSSRPMGKTERVRTLRPAADGPAAGPRPSREPQIEGERPARKPAPRQDGERGPRTPRPANGRTERGEGRGAPAGRGTPVADRPADTKRPAKPAPKKRPGIVLVDRDTPSGKRRGAPAGSGQRPGFGRRKPE
- a CDS encoding segregation and condensation protein A, coding for MEVFLEAFEGPLDLLLYLIRKQNINILDIPVAEITRQYMGYVELMQSVRLELAAEYLVMAAMLAEIKSRMLLPRSAEIEEEEDDPRAELIRRLQEYERFKVAAEGIDGLSRVGRDVVVPKLDAPEARARKLLPDVSLEELLMSMAEVLRRGDMFESHQVSREALSTRERMSDVLERLKGGGFVPFVELFTAEEGRLGVVVTFMAVLELVKESLVELVQNEPFAAIHVRARAE
- a CDS encoding septation protein A is translated as MKQFIDFIPLLLFFIVYKLDPRTVDIAGHSLTVGGIYSATAMLIISSLVVYGALFVSQRKLEKSQWLTLIACLVFGSLTLAFHSETFLKWKAPVVNWLFALAFIGSHFVGDRLLIKRIMGHALNLPDVIWTRLNIAWIAFFLFCGAANLFVAFTFQSYWVDFKVFGSLGMTLLFLIGQGIYLSRHLHDADTTTPKTED
- a CDS encoding PHP domain-containing protein, translated to MNVDLHCHSTASDGALAPAVLVARAFEHGVRVLALTDHDTLEGLDEARSAATALGMQLVNGVELSCTWGGATIHVLGYGFDVNAPSLVQAIAQLHDGRWLRSEEISRKLALKGMPGALEGARQIQQELGDSGNAPARPHFADWMVREGFVKDRAEAFRKWLGAGKLGDVKQHWPTLEETVQTLRTAGAWVSLAHPWHYDFTRSKRRRLVADYIQAGGHAIEVVNGHQPAEQVGSLAILAREFGLLVTAGSDFHGPGGWSEIGEYRPLPEDLPPLWCRFKHDPVTATV
- a CDS encoding leucyl aminopeptidase, whose translation is MDTQRAISHFLYYLEHHPALAGIQTAKVLLGHTADYEALTGAIAEQAGSGSPFRFSAMRLDLESTEQLSKAIADSDLYIFFYDSSTLPNPRPDGPDFVRALQGVMADNWKKSLLFKDYGEYFYDTFSVIPQRIAGLNSHLIRRMSQATTLSFQDDHGSYFDTALNSVRKWTDINGLGNYDLAPGEIATHSDTINGQVKFVGTFLSTIPFARKYGVLQSPLELWIEDSTIQKVASDVPGLEHDFNKYLDANPSNRRIEELGIGTNEGVKSLYARNAGFEERHCGLHLGLGGGAKGSHHLDLIFEKGMLALDNEPMFDGRFVL
- a CDS encoding L-threonylcarbamoyladenylate synthase yields the protein MSQFFQIHPENPQARLIKQAVEIIRGGGVVVYPTDSSYAIGCQIGDKNAVERVRRLRQLDDKHNFALICSDLSQLGLFAKIDTGTFRLLKAHLPGPYTFILNATREVPRLLLHPKKRTIGLRVPSHPIALALLAELGEPLMSVTLIMPGETEPMNDPYEMRQLLEHQVDLIIDGGFGGMKASTVINLADGEPQVVRIGCGDPAPFLVEA
- the scpB gene encoding SMC-Scp complex subunit ScpB; its protein translation is MNLTEPRELAPLLEAFLLASGKPQSMERLFELFEEGERPEPAVFKKALALLGKSCEGRAFELKEVASGYRLQIREKFSPWVGRLWEERPQRYSRAMLETMALIAYRQPITRGEIEDVRGVAVNSHIVKTLLEREWIRVVGYRDVPGKPAMFATTKAFLDHFNLKNLDDLPPLAELRELEPEPMLEFDDAPVPQSLQALADASAEPEEPKEETSFHSLLLELDTMEEGLKTDFDDLHREAADPDGETDEPAQPGSEVELQAEPELSDEEAEARALAEAIENERRQFED
- a CDS encoding DUF1289 domain-containing protein, with product MSSTKDPCISLCKFDDDICIGCGQREIKAWKKLDKDDKRTVLAEAALRLIKLGATGRRKKR